From one Halosimplex rubrum genomic stretch:
- a CDS encoding NAD-dependent epimerase/dehydratase family protein, whose protein sequence is MSHLSGKRVLVTGGSGVIGQELLQILIDKGAIVRSVDKRPYSGAGVDDVEAVKLDLAEDDLNTVTEFEPEVVFHLAASFERTDESTSFWTDNWADNILASHRLIDALHGLSSLETVVFASSYLVYDSDVYLSPVEPDRPTLIDEQTAIAPRNLCGAAKYYTEKELSFMAESEEDLRVISPRIFRVYGQGSKDIISRWVRAALRGEPITVYNKQNMFDFIHARDVAQGLSRLVSTDAASGPVNLGRGTQCQVSEVISILENEIPGTGENITSDGVKDLYETSCADISRLIDLVNWRPALGIESGIRDVVKYERSRMNDN, encoded by the coding sequence ATGAGCCATTTGAGTGGTAAACGAGTACTCGTTACTGGCGGTAGTGGTGTCATCGGACAGGAATTGCTCCAAATTCTCATTGACAAGGGCGCGATCGTGAGGTCAGTTGATAAACGGCCGTATTCCGGTGCCGGTGTCGACGATGTCGAGGCCGTAAAACTTGACCTCGCTGAAGATGACCTAAACACAGTTACCGAGTTCGAACCAGAGGTGGTCTTCCACCTCGCTGCGTCTTTTGAACGGACAGATGAATCCACGTCGTTTTGGACTGATAACTGGGCGGACAATATATTGGCAAGCCATCGATTAATCGACGCTCTTCACGGACTCTCTTCATTGGAAACTGTGGTCTTCGCGTCAAGCTATCTTGTGTACGACTCTGACGTGTACCTTTCGCCTGTCGAGCCCGATAGACCAACACTCATCGACGAGCAGACGGCGATAGCCCCACGTAACCTATGTGGTGCTGCGAAGTATTACACTGAAAAGGAACTGTCATTTATGGCAGAGAGTGAAGAAGACCTCCGCGTTATTTCGCCCAGGATCTTTCGTGTGTATGGTCAAGGGTCAAAAGATATCATCTCGCGCTGGGTTCGTGCAGCCCTCCGTGGAGAACCGATCACGGTCTACAATAAGCAAAACATGTTCGACTTCATTCATGCCCGTGATGTCGCACAAGGCCTATCTCGACTTGTGTCAACGGATGCGGCCAGCGGCCCAGTCAACCTTGGTCGGGGTACACAATGTCAGGTTTCGGAGGTCATCTCGATTCTTGAAAACGAGATACCCGGAACGGGGGAGAATATTACGAGTGATGGCGTCAAAGACCTCTATGAAACCAGTTGTGCAGATATTTCTCGACTAATTGACCTAGTCAACTGGCGCCCAGCCCTCGGCATCGAGTCGGGAATTCGCGATGTCGTCAAGTATGAACGGTCACGTATGAATGATAACTGA
- a CDS encoding MBL fold metallo-hydrolase, giving the protein MELEFIKSATVRVEEGETEVLCDPWLIDGAYYGSWGHYPPVDFDIEEYNDVDYIYVSHIHPDHVHNKTFERFNTDIPILIHDFQFDFLKNNLENMGFDVIELKHNHRTHLGGALHINILAADNCNPDACGSFFGCDWLDDSTDGYGSSQIDTMAVFDNGDTSLVNINDCPYELSQSAARDVIDQYEDIDHLLLPYTGAGPYPQCFENLSIDEKRQEAKVKKQNYYKQAENYINLFEPTYYTPFAGTYVLTGDLADLNEYRGVPTRSEAAEYLRKSSKVDSDEHECVLLNSQTTFNLETGIQTESFTPIDEDWLQKYISTELCDREFPYESTEQPTVDELKQYIPNAYERMEETRQQVGFKSDMDVIIELVGDHCARISMEGEGFEFVPQEIATQSEPYVKFSVDPRLLKQLLQGPRYAHWNNAEIGSHITYDRQPNRFERGLYYCMNFFHA; this is encoded by the coding sequence ATGGAATTGGAATTCATTAAATCTGCCACAGTCCGCGTGGAGGAAGGAGAAACTGAAGTATTATGTGACCCATGGTTAATTGACGGTGCATATTACGGGTCTTGGGGACATTATCCTCCGGTTGATTTCGACATCGAGGAATATAATGACGTGGATTATATCTATGTTAGTCATATCCACCCAGATCACGTCCATAATAAAACATTTGAAAGATTTAATACAGATATACCAATACTTATACACGATTTTCAATTCGATTTCCTAAAGAATAACCTAGAAAACATGGGGTTTGATGTTATAGAACTCAAACATAATCATAGAACCCATCTCGGAGGGGCCCTTCATATCAATATTCTAGCTGCAGACAACTGTAATCCAGACGCCTGTGGTTCATTTTTCGGTTGCGATTGGCTTGATGATTCAACCGATGGATACGGGTCTTCACAGATAGATACGATGGCAGTCTTTGACAACGGCGACACGTCACTGGTAAATATTAATGATTGTCCTTATGAACTATCACAATCCGCAGCAAGAGATGTTATTGATCAATATGAAGACATAGACCACCTTCTGCTGCCGTATACTGGTGCAGGACCGTACCCTCAGTGTTTCGAAAATCTCTCTATCGATGAAAAACGCCAGGAAGCCAAAGTGAAAAAACAAAATTATTATAAGCAGGCGGAAAATTATATAAATTTATTCGAGCCAACCTATTATACCCCTTTTGCAGGTACATATGTCCTTACTGGCGATCTTGCTGATCTCAACGAATACAGAGGTGTACCTACACGGAGTGAGGCGGCAGAATATCTACGAAAAAGTTCTAAGGTTGATTCAGATGAACATGAGTGTGTCCTCCTGAACAGCCAAACGACTTTCAATTTAGAAACGGGAATTCAAACGGAGTCATTCACTCCTATAGATGAAGATTGGCTTCAAAAGTACATTTCGACCGAACTTTGTGACAGGGAATTCCCCTATGAGTCCACTGAACAGCCAACAGTAGATGAACTAAAACAGTATATTCCAAACGCATATGAACGGATGGAAGAGACTCGACAGCAGGTCGGGTTTAAATCAGATATGGATGTGATAATTGAACTTGTAGGTGATCACTGTGCAAGAATTTCAATGGAAGGGGAGGGGTTTGAATTTGTCCCTCAAGAGATTGCGACTCAGTCTGAGCCATATGTGAAATTCAGTGTTGATCCACGATTGTTGAAGCAATTATTACAAGGCCCTCGGTACGCCCACTGGAACAATGCTGAGATTGGCTCTCATATAACTTATGACCGTCAACCGAACAGGTTCGAGCGCGGTTTATATTACTGTATGAATTTCTTTCATGCATAG
- a CDS encoding capsular polysaccharide export protein, LipB/KpsS family — protein MGLKRDILKLASRAGQAQNLLTAYESISGKNPAGYSIEVDDKVQRFRLRKQERRGYVFFPLIPAYRTLCLRFGVLGHAFKIYGFEPVMMYDDLSLPVGTGTTIQAENERAKREIHRYRAKKYCEKFGLKSVSVSTALDNDYQQPAKTIESEQIEPYTYRGIDISGYAAASTRKYLKRYSLDLTNQDTRTTYERFLRSGMILADAVCEVIDRYDPDYTIVNEPCYIQGGVPLELCQAAGTKVYTQKRGYHEGEMLFGRSTNRHPMGQYADERLTTKAVETDLTDKEREHIQKIMEKRESGDITEVQYTPEDGNSMDTQRKKMVGVFSHLLWDGALEPDQAIYGNLYDWLDDTIRVGAEMDDVQFVIKIHPAESFRGTNESVLDWLDENHHPLPDNFVVLQPDTNVNTYALIRKLDAGIVYASTVGLEMAFNGVPVITGGFPPYHGFGLTYDPSSQAEFRKKIREIDDLKCHNQMKLRAERFAHFLFECKHLKFPYISNKNGSNSGVIVEHDKIAREKGPYSEIVNQAIDGEEILSPNCMNLKDQL, from the coding sequence GTGGGTCTCAAAAGAGATATTCTAAAATTAGCTTCTAGAGCGGGCCAAGCTCAGAATCTGTTGACCGCGTACGAGTCTATTTCCGGTAAAAATCCAGCAGGTTATAGTATTGAAGTTGATGATAAGGTTCAGCGATTCCGTCTGAGAAAACAGGAGCGTAGGGGGTATGTGTTCTTTCCGCTGATACCCGCATATCGCACATTATGCCTTCGTTTCGGTGTTCTAGGGCACGCATTCAAAATATACGGCTTCGAACCCGTCATGATGTATGATGACTTGTCGTTACCTGTCGGAACTGGGACAACAATACAAGCAGAGAATGAACGGGCGAAAAGGGAGATACATAGGTATCGAGCTAAGAAATATTGTGAAAAATTTGGACTGAAAAGCGTGAGTGTGAGTACCGCTCTTGACAATGACTATCAGCAGCCAGCGAAAACGATCGAATCAGAACAGATAGAGCCATACACATACCGTGGTATCGATATTTCCGGATATGCCGCAGCTTCCACAAGAAAATATCTGAAGAGATATAGTCTTGATCTCACTAACCAGGATACTCGGACCACGTACGAGAGATTCCTTCGAAGTGGGATGATCCTTGCAGACGCAGTTTGTGAGGTTATCGACAGATACGACCCGGACTATACAATCGTAAACGAACCATGTTATATTCAAGGAGGAGTTCCACTCGAACTTTGTCAGGCGGCAGGAACCAAAGTCTATACTCAAAAAAGAGGGTACCATGAAGGGGAGATGTTGTTTGGTAGAAGCACAAACAGACATCCAATGGGCCAGTATGCGGATGAACGTCTGACCACTAAAGCAGTCGAGACTGATCTCACGGATAAAGAGAGGGAACACATACAGAAGATTATGGAGAAGAGGGAATCTGGCGATATTACAGAAGTACAATACACACCGGAAGACGGCAACTCCATGGATACACAAAGGAAAAAGATGGTAGGTGTGTTTTCTCACCTCCTTTGGGATGGGGCGCTGGAACCAGATCAGGCGATCTACGGGAATTTGTACGACTGGCTTGATGACACGATAAGAGTAGGCGCTGAGATGGATGATGTCCAATTCGTAATCAAAATCCATCCGGCTGAGAGCTTCAGAGGCACTAACGAGAGTGTACTTGACTGGCTAGACGAAAATCACCATCCGCTTCCGGATAACTTTGTAGTCCTTCAACCGGATACAAATGTGAACACGTATGCATTGATCCGGAAACTAGATGCAGGGATAGTGTACGCATCAACTGTTGGATTGGAAATGGCCTTCAATGGGGTTCCTGTTATTACTGGCGGATTCCCTCCGTATCATGGATTTGGGCTCACTTATGACCCATCTAGTCAGGCAGAATTTAGGAAAAAGATCCGCGAAATCGATGATCTAAAATGCCACAATCAGATGAAATTGCGTGCAGAACGATTTGCGCACTTCCTATTTGAATGCAAACATTTAAAATTCCCATACATCTCAAATAAAAATGGATCGAATAGTGGTGTTATAGTGGAACATGATAAAATAGCACGTGAAAAAGGACCGTATAGTGAGATCGTGAATCAAGCTATTGACGGTGAAGAGATATTATCGCCAAACTGTATGAATTTAAAAGATCAACTCTAA